In a genomic window of Glycine max cultivar Williams 82 chromosome 13, Glycine_max_v4.0, whole genome shotgun sequence:
- the SPX6 gene encoding SPX domain-containing 6 isoform X1, whose translation MKFGKEFKTHLEDTIPEWRDKFLCYKPLKKLLKQNLPSITTAITDIPINLPLHLLQQPSSPQLLQAWFVRILNEELEKFNDFYVDKEEEFVIRFQGVVDENDMVLQLRLMRGTLVALTTFKELKERIECLKEKSSQGEVYTSDCEFSEEMMDIRKDLVTIHGEMVLLKNYSSLNFAGLVKILKKYDKRTGGLLRLPFTQLVLRQPFFTTEPLTRLVHECEENLELLFPLQAEVIQSTPPPENQSRPPVDSATNALPEASSTLGDETVYIYRSTLAAMRAIKGLQKASSTSNPFSFSSLFSNQDGDGTGAVTAENSAANSPATLQNEESVGKEETDSV comes from the exons ATGAAATTTGGGAAAGAGTTCAAGACCCATTTGGAAGACACCATCCCTGAGTGGAGGGACAAGTTCCTTTGCTACAAACCATTGAAGAAGCTTCTCAAACAGAACCTTCCTTCAATCACTACCGCCATCACTGATATACCCATCAATCTCCCTCTTCACCTTCTCCAACAACCCTCTTCGCCACAACTTCTTCAGGCTTGGTTCGTGAGGATTCTCAATGAAGAGCTTGAAAAGTTCAATGATTTCTATGTGGACAAAGAGGAAGAGTTTGTTATTCGCTTCCAG GGAGTAGtagatgaaaatgatatggtTTTGCAATTAAGACTTATGAGAGGCACTCTTGTGGCACTGACAACTTTCAAG GAGCTGAAGGAGAGAATTGAGTGTCTTAAAGAAAAAAGCAGCCAGGGTGAAGTGTACACTTCTGACTGTGAATTCAGTGAAGAAATGATGGACATCAGGAAGGACTTGGTCACCATCCATGGAGAGATGGTGCTCCTCAAAAACTACAGTTCATTAAACTTTGCAG GACTAGTTAAAATTTTGAAGAAGTATGATAAAAGAACTGGTGGGTTGTTGCGTCTGCCTTTTACACAACTTGTTCTTCGTCAACCTTTTTTCACGACTGAACCTCTCACAAGGTTAGTCCATGAATGTGAGGAAAATCTAGAGCTGCTCTTTCCCCTGCAAGCAGAAGTAATCCAATCTACTCCCCCTCCAGAAAATCAGTCTAGACCACCGGTAGATAGCGCAACAAATGCCTTACCTGAGGCATCCTCAACTCTTGGGGATGAAACTGTGTACATATATCGTAGCACTCTTGCTGCTATGAGAGCCATAAAGGGTCTTCAGAAAGCAAGCTCCACCTCCAATCCATTTTCGTTTTCATCCCTTTTTAGCAACCAAGATGGTGATGGTACTGGTGCTGTAACTGCTGAAAACTCTGCCGCAAATTCTCCAGCTACCTTGCAGAATGAAGAAAGCGTTGGTAAAGAGGAAACTGATTCTGTGTAg
- the SPX6 gene encoding SPX domain-containing 6 has product MKFGKEFKTHLEDTIPEWRDKFLCYKPLKKLLKQNLPSITTAITDIPINLPLHLLQQPSSPQLLQAWFVRILNEELEKFNDFYVDKEEEFVIRFQELKERIECLKEKSSQGEVYTSDCEFSEEMMDIRKDLVTIHGEMVLLKNYSSLNFAGLVKILKKYDKRTGGLLRLPFTQLVLRQPFFTTEPLTRLVHECEENLELLFPLQAEVIQSTPPPENQSRPPVDSATNALPEASSTLGDETVYIYRSTLAAMRAIKGLQKASSTSNPFSFSSLFSNQDGDGTGAVTAENSAANSPATLQNEESVGKEETDSV; this is encoded by the exons ATGAAATTTGGGAAAGAGTTCAAGACCCATTTGGAAGACACCATCCCTGAGTGGAGGGACAAGTTCCTTTGCTACAAACCATTGAAGAAGCTTCTCAAACAGAACCTTCCTTCAATCACTACCGCCATCACTGATATACCCATCAATCTCCCTCTTCACCTTCTCCAACAACCCTCTTCGCCACAACTTCTTCAGGCTTGGTTCGTGAGGATTCTCAATGAAGAGCTTGAAAAGTTCAATGATTTCTATGTGGACAAAGAGGAAGAGTTTGTTATTCGCTTCCAG GAGCTGAAGGAGAGAATTGAGTGTCTTAAAGAAAAAAGCAGCCAGGGTGAAGTGTACACTTCTGACTGTGAATTCAGTGAAGAAATGATGGACATCAGGAAGGACTTGGTCACCATCCATGGAGAGATGGTGCTCCTCAAAAACTACAGTTCATTAAACTTTGCAG GACTAGTTAAAATTTTGAAGAAGTATGATAAAAGAACTGGTGGGTTGTTGCGTCTGCCTTTTACACAACTTGTTCTTCGTCAACCTTTTTTCACGACTGAACCTCTCACAAGGTTAGTCCATGAATGTGAGGAAAATCTAGAGCTGCTCTTTCCCCTGCAAGCAGAAGTAATCCAATCTACTCCCCCTCCAGAAAATCAGTCTAGACCACCGGTAGATAGCGCAACAAATGCCTTACCTGAGGCATCCTCAACTCTTGGGGATGAAACTGTGTACATATATCGTAGCACTCTTGCTGCTATGAGAGCCATAAAGGGTCTTCAGAAAGCAAGCTCCACCTCCAATCCATTTTCGTTTTCATCCCTTTTTAGCAACCAAGATGGTGATGGTACTGGTGCTGTAACTGCTGAAAACTCTGCCGCAAATTCTCCAGCTACCTTGCAGAATGAAGAAAGCGTTGGTAAAGAGGAAACTGATTCTGTGTAg